The Microbulbifer sp. YPW1 genome contains a region encoding:
- a CDS encoding CBS domain-containing protein: MKKLELTPLQDSDKLVFPEEFHELSLDSPALKFVTDFKKHHPAVLTASMSALDAAQVLRTGHLSWVLVMDHRGDFIGLLTAEDVSYQRVMQLVAAGHSRGELTVGDLMRRRNRLQLLNRDQLRGASIRDVLESMRRSGQRHCLVVDTDQHHVRGVISAEAVAARLNMEYPIDTPESFVELLRAVAAVH; this comes from the coding sequence ATGAAAAAACTGGAACTGACCCCGTTACAGGATTCTGACAAGCTGGTTTTCCCGGAAGAGTTTCACGAGCTGAGTCTGGACTCGCCGGCGCTCAAATTTGTCACCGACTTCAAGAAACATCATCCGGCAGTGCTGACGGCATCGATGTCTGCACTGGACGCGGCACAGGTGCTGCGCACCGGACATCTTTCCTGGGTACTGGTGATGGATCACCGGGGCGATTTTATCGGGTTGCTGACCGCTGAAGATGTGTCCTACCAGCGGGTCATGCAATTGGTGGCTGCAGGACACAGCCGCGGGGAGTTGACGGTGGGAGACCTGATGCGCCGCCGCAACCGCCTGCAGCTACTGAACCGCGATCAGCTGCGCGGCGCGTCTATCCGCGATGTGCTGGAGTCGATGCGGCGCAGCGGGCAGCGTCACTGCCTGGTAGTGGATACGGATCAGCACCATGTGCGGGGCGTGATCAGTGCCGAAGCGGTGGCCGCGCGCCTGAATATGGAGTACCCGATCGATACCCCGGAAAGCTTTGTTGAGTTACTGCGCGCAGTCGCTGCGGTGCACTGA
- a CDS encoding hemolysin family protein, with the protein MVLLIVYVLIALGFSFLCSIAESVILSVTRPYVSLMEREGHKSGRLLRKLKDDINAPLAAILTLNTVAHTVGAAGAGAQAAAVFGNHYLGIASAILTLLILVFSEIIPKTLGAVYWRQLAPVTAYGLRYLVIVLKPFVWLSNWLTRGLAHGPTLTGFSREEFAVMAEIGEAEGQLERHESSILHNLFFTLRDHTVREVMTPRTVVYSLSQELTIEEAYEPVEKSRFSRIPVYEKDDPDLVVGFVLKQDLLQAYARGEREESLRSLRRDLLMLPETAAIYQVFHKMLSRRIQISAVVDEYGSLEGLVTLEDILETLLGEEIVDEADKTPDRQELAKRLWRWRSKRYGLRVDESAQREQAGEEPQDLLRETIKRQLDEVEGASRGHDDSAEGDSETPGDKGDNSGKNS; encoded by the coding sequence ATGGTTCTGCTGATTGTTTACGTTCTTATCGCACTGGGTTTTTCTTTCCTGTGCTCCATTGCCGAGTCGGTGATACTCAGTGTTACCCGCCCGTACGTGAGCCTGATGGAGCGCGAAGGACACAAGTCCGGGCGTCTGCTGCGCAAGCTGAAGGACGATATCAACGCGCCGCTTGCCGCAATCCTCACCCTCAATACCGTCGCGCACACCGTGGGTGCCGCCGGTGCCGGTGCCCAGGCTGCGGCGGTATTCGGCAACCATTATCTCGGCATCGCCTCTGCGATACTTACCCTGCTTATCCTGGTGTTTTCCGAAATTATCCCGAAAACCCTGGGCGCCGTGTACTGGCGGCAACTGGCTCCGGTCACTGCCTACGGCTTGCGCTATCTGGTGATTGTCCTTAAGCCTTTTGTATGGCTGTCGAACTGGTTGACCCGGGGGCTGGCCCATGGCCCAACCCTGACCGGATTCAGTCGCGAGGAGTTCGCTGTGATGGCGGAGATCGGTGAGGCGGAAGGGCAGTTGGAACGGCATGAATCCAGCATTCTGCACAACCTGTTTTTCACCCTGCGCGATCACACGGTGCGCGAGGTGATGACACCGCGCACGGTGGTGTACTCCCTGTCCCAGGAGTTGACCATTGAGGAGGCCTACGAGCCGGTGGAAAAAAGCCGTTTTTCCCGTATTCCGGTTTACGAAAAGGATGATCCCGACCTGGTGGTTGGATTCGTGCTCAAACAGGACCTGCTGCAGGCTTATGCCCGCGGCGAACGCGAAGAGAGCCTGCGCAGCCTGCGTCGCGATCTGTTGATGCTGCCGGAAACCGCGGCGATTTATCAGGTATTTCACAAGATGCTGTCGCGGCGGATCCAGATCAGTGCCGTGGTGGACGAGTACGGTAGCCTGGAAGGGCTGGTTACGCTGGAGGATATTCTCGAAACCCTGCTGGGAGAGGAGATCGTTGACGAGGCGGACAAGACGCCCGATCGCCAGGAGCTGGCCAAACGTCTGTGGCGCTGGCGTTCCAAACGCTACGGGTTGCGGGTGGATGAATCTGCACAGCGGGAGCAGGCGGGCGAAGAGCCCCAGGACCTGCTGCGGGAAACCATCAAGCGCCAGCTGGACGAGGTGGAAGGCGCTTCACGTGGACATGATGACAGCGCCGAGGGAGATTCCGAAACTCCCGGTGATAAAGGCGATAACAGCGGAAAAAATAGTTGA
- a CDS encoding rhomboid family intramembrane serine protease, translating to MSNWITVCEFPLSKDLSPVAEFIRRHQLPLRISEENNHQRVASLAPQLVEPMKQLLERWQAGEVDLSRIQVHTYDESAPAPAEVGGAEQPVQPEPGEVDRETAESQESDAQAMASPSVIPQWPLRQTPLSVLLIALCFIGWLMLRQGWAEPLVIFPQKPGDFDLSSSSLAWHLSRGEFWRLWTPAMVHFSLPHALFNALGIWIIGRALEARAGTLWFAVLVLLSAPVANLAQYVWAPQNLFGGMSGVVYALIGVAFVIQRWQPGWRDVPPPLVWLAVIWLLVCMIGVVDYFIPGGIANAAHIGGFAAGLLLGLLFCSAGGARRYFSDTRAPAQTTTTVSRKEF from the coding sequence TTGAGTAACTGGATTACCGTCTGTGAATTTCCGCTGAGTAAAGACCTGTCACCGGTGGCGGAATTTATTCGCCGCCATCAGTTGCCCCTGCGTATCAGTGAGGAAAACAACCACCAGCGGGTTGCGAGCCTGGCGCCGCAGCTGGTGGAGCCGATGAAGCAGCTGCTCGAGCGCTGGCAGGCGGGCGAAGTGGATCTCTCCCGGATTCAGGTTCACACCTACGACGAGAGTGCGCCCGCACCCGCAGAAGTCGGGGGTGCCGAACAGCCCGTGCAACCGGAGCCTGGTGAAGTTGATCGCGAAACGGCCGAGAGTCAGGAATCTGATGCCCAGGCCATGGCCTCGCCGTCGGTCATTCCGCAGTGGCCCCTGCGGCAGACCCCGCTAAGTGTTCTGTTGATCGCCCTGTGTTTTATCGGCTGGCTGATGTTGCGCCAGGGCTGGGCGGAGCCGCTGGTGATTTTCCCGCAGAAACCGGGGGACTTTGACCTGTCCAGCTCGTCCCTGGCCTGGCATCTGTCGCGGGGAGAGTTCTGGCGCCTGTGGACCCCGGCGATGGTGCACTTTTCTCTGCCGCATGCGCTGTTCAACGCCCTCGGTATCTGGATTATTGGCCGTGCACTGGAGGCGCGTGCGGGCACCCTGTGGTTTGCGGTACTGGTATTGCTGAGTGCGCCCGTGGCCAACCTGGCGCAGTATGTGTGGGCGCCGCAGAACCTGTTTGGCGGTATGTCCGGTGTGGTATACGCGTTGATCGGGGTAGCGTTTGTGATTCAGCGCTGGCAGCCGGGCTGGCGCGACGTGCCGCCGCCGTTGGTGTGGCTGGCGGTCATCTGGCTACTGGTGTGCATGATCGGTGTGGTGGATTACTTTATTCCCGGTGGCATCGCCAATGCCGCGCATATCGGCGGCTTTGCCGCGGGCCTGTTGCTCGGGCTGTTGTTCTGTAGCGCAGGGGGCGCGCGGCGCTATTTTTCAGATACGCGCGCGCCTGCACAAACCACAACCACCGTCTCCCGCAAAGAATTCTGA
- a CDS encoding UbiH/UbiF/VisC/COQ6 family ubiquinone biosynthesis hydroxylase, whose product MNRQRMDVTIVGGGMVGMAQAAVLAVRHPQLRISLLEASNVDPQVREDSYDARVVALTEASRALLEEAGAWQRIAGKRECPYTQMRVWDAEGTGSVWFDCRDVKLPNLGHIVENSVILAALRERIEELNNVDLVTGFKLESWWRDCGLWHLQSRSPDRDAVEGLDNQSPVLTTRLLIGADGARSRVRDLLRIRTRDVEYQQTALVCVARCEQSHQSTAWQRFLDTGPLAFLPLAGLGDDRHCAVVWSADDSLARELVMLDDKAFALNLEKAFESRLGTIESVSERFSFALRARHAESYFGPGAVLIGDAAHSIHPLAGQGVNLGLMDVAVLSEEIDRALKRDISLAHTSVLSRYQRRRRGENAATLKAMSTFKSLFGAGDLHWRWLRNTGLSMVDASPLLKKRIIMRAMSV is encoded by the coding sequence ATGAACAGACAGCGGATGGACGTAACCATCGTCGGAGGTGGCATGGTGGGGATGGCGCAGGCGGCAGTGCTGGCCGTGCGACACCCGCAATTGCGTATATCGCTGCTGGAGGCATCCAATGTGGACCCGCAGGTGCGCGAGGACAGTTACGACGCGCGGGTGGTTGCACTTACCGAGGCGTCCCGTGCACTGCTGGAAGAGGCCGGGGCCTGGCAGCGGATCGCGGGTAAGCGGGAGTGTCCCTACACCCAGATGCGCGTCTGGGATGCGGAAGGTACCGGCTCTGTATGGTTTGACTGTCGCGATGTGAAGTTGCCGAATCTCGGCCACATTGTGGAAAACAGCGTGATCCTCGCCGCCCTGCGCGAGCGTATTGAAGAGCTGAACAATGTGGACCTGGTTACCGGGTTCAAGCTGGAAAGCTGGTGGCGGGACTGCGGTCTCTGGCATCTGCAGTCGCGCAGCCCGGACCGGGACGCAGTGGAGGGCCTCGACAACCAGTCGCCGGTGTTGACCACGCGCCTGTTGATCGGCGCCGACGGTGCCCGCTCGCGGGTGCGAGACCTGCTGCGTATCCGCACCCGGGATGTGGAGTATCAACAGACCGCACTGGTATGTGTGGCCCGCTGTGAGCAGTCACATCAGTCCACAGCCTGGCAGCGCTTCCTGGACACCGGGCCGCTGGCATTCCTGCCGCTGGCGGGGCTTGGTGATGATCGCCACTGTGCGGTGGTGTGGTCCGCGGATGACAGCCTCGCCCGCGAACTGGTGATGCTCGATGACAAGGCGTTTGCCCTGAACCTGGAGAAGGCTTTCGAGAGTCGCCTGGGCACCATTGAATCCGTCAGCGAACGCTTCTCCTTTGCCCTGCGTGCGCGCCATGCGGAATCCTATTTTGGCCCCGGTGCGGTGCTGATCGGCGATGCCGCTCACAGCATTCATCCGCTGGCCGGGCAGGGGGTCAACCTGGGGTTGATGGACGTGGCGGTGCTGAGCGAGGAAATCGATCGCGCACTCAAACGGGATATTTCTCTGGCGCACACCTCGGTGCTGTCCCGCTACCAGCGCCGTCGCCGCGGGGAAAACGCGGCAACGTTGAAGGCCATGAGTACCTTCAAGTCCCTGTTTGGCGCTGGCGACCTGCACTGGCGCTGGTTGCGCAATACCGGCCTGAGTATGGTGGACGCCAGCCCGCTGCTGAAAAAACGGATTATCATGCGCGCCATGTCGGTGTAG
- a CDS encoding FAD-dependent monooxygenase produces MTSIEQTPGSGQSDIAIVGGGMAGACLALLLSHHCPGLKVSLLERHPLPNSDAALNLPSFDTRATAIAAGSLQIFEQLGLWSQLREYAAPIARVQVSDRGHSLGASLHAGREVAASFDGMLGAVVENAALGPLLHRALGNTDVEVLAPAEVVRVTMTEQGASIIWRDGAGAERALATRLLVVADGTGSPLCRQLGIASEEVDYHQQALVTTVGLQRDHGGVAYERFTDSGPMALLPLPRRDGMHRAALVWTGEPGEMERLASLPEAEFIRHLQQAFGWRAGRLVRAGKVQGYPLKLSLAREQVRRGVVLVGNCAHFLHPVAGQGFNLTLRDCDALARAIGRAMAEKGTDFGQSGPGELDLLQAYWRERQHDQQLTIGFSDRIPPLFASRSLLLSGLRQAGMLGLALAPALRAGFARQAAGLAL; encoded by the coding sequence ATGACCTCGATTGAACAAACCCCCGGCAGCGGGCAATCGGATATCGCGATTGTCGGCGGCGGCATGGCCGGTGCCTGTCTGGCGCTGCTGCTGTCCCATCACTGCCCGGGACTGAAAGTCTCCCTGCTTGAGCGACACCCGCTGCCGAACAGCGATGCTGCGCTGAACCTGCCGAGTTTCGATACCCGCGCCACCGCCATCGCCGCCGGCAGCCTGCAGATATTTGAACAACTGGGCCTGTGGTCGCAGTTGCGCGAATATGCGGCACCGATTGCCCGGGTACAGGTTTCGGACCGCGGGCACTCCCTGGGCGCGAGCCTGCATGCCGGACGCGAGGTGGCGGCGAGTTTTGACGGGATGCTCGGCGCGGTGGTTGAAAATGCCGCCCTCGGGCCACTGCTGCATCGCGCCCTGGGCAATACCGATGTGGAGGTACTGGCGCCGGCGGAAGTGGTGCGTGTGACCATGACCGAACAGGGCGCGAGCATTATCTGGCGGGATGGGGCGGGCGCGGAGCGCGCGCTCGCTACACGCCTGCTGGTGGTTGCCGATGGCACCGGCTCGCCACTGTGCCGTCAGCTGGGGATAGCCAGCGAAGAAGTGGATTATCACCAGCAGGCGCTGGTTACCACCGTCGGCCTGCAGCGGGACCACGGTGGTGTGGCCTACGAGCGCTTTACCGATTCCGGCCCCATGGCCCTGCTGCCGCTGCCCCGGCGCGACGGTATGCACCGCGCAGCGCTGGTGTGGACCGGCGAACCGGGCGAGATGGAGCGTCTGGCATCACTGCCGGAGGCGGAATTTATCCGTCACCTGCAACAGGCGTTTGGCTGGCGCGCCGGGCGTTTGGTGCGTGCCGGCAAGGTACAGGGTTACCCGCTCAAGCTGTCCCTGGCGCGCGAGCAGGTACGGCGCGGTGTGGTGCTGGTAGGAAACTGTGCGCACTTCCTGCACCCGGTAGCCGGGCAGGGGTTCAACCTGACCCTGCGCGACTGCGATGCTCTCGCCCGTGCCATTGGTCGGGCAATGGCAGAGAAAGGCACGGATTTCGGGCAATCCGGCCCCGGCGAGCTAGACTTACTTCAGGCTTATTGGCGCGAACGTCAACATGACCAGCAGCTGACAATCGGTTTCAGCGACCGGATTCCACCCCTGTTTGCCTCCCGCAGCCTGCTGCTCAGTGGCCTGAGGCAGGCGGGGATGCTCGGTCTCGCCCTGGCGCCGGCCCTGAGGGCAGGGTTTGCCAGACAAGCTGCGGGACTTGCGCTGTAA
- the pepP gene encoding Xaa-Pro aminopeptidase — protein MNISKAEYARRRQRLIESLDGNSLAIVPAAREQLRSRDTYFPFRQDSDFFYLTGFDEPESMLVLVPGRAQGETLLFCRERDAEKEMWDGPRLGPERAAEHCGLCDAFPIGDLDDILPGLLEGRDFIYYTMGRFPQLDRRLQGYLQAIEQAPGGASAAGGRAPEMVSLDPHLHDLRLFKSAAEIRLMARAAEISAEGHRRAMQRCRPGMYEYQLEAELLHSFALAGAREPAYPSIVGGGRNALVMHYIANNAALKNGDLVLIDAGCEYRGYASDITRTFPVNGRFSGPQRAVYEIVLASQLAAIDKIAVGNDWDQPHLASVEVIVRGLKDLGLLQGDLHGLIESGAYRRFYMHRVGHWLGMDVHDVGDYKVYGQWRQLEAGMTMTVEPGIYIAAEDAGVPEKFRGIGIRIEDDVALNKDGPQVLSAAAPKTIADIEYLMREGDLVQEALL, from the coding sequence ATGAATATTTCCAAAGCCGAGTATGCCCGACGCCGGCAGCGCTTGATCGAAAGCCTGGACGGCAACAGCCTCGCCATTGTGCCCGCTGCCCGCGAACAGCTGCGCTCGCGCGATACCTATTTCCCGTTTCGTCAGGACAGTGATTTCTTTTATCTGACGGGATTTGATGAACCGGAGTCCATGCTGGTACTGGTACCGGGACGCGCTCAGGGAGAAACACTGCTGTTCTGTCGCGAGCGGGATGCGGAAAAAGAAATGTGGGACGGCCCGCGCCTGGGGCCGGAGCGCGCCGCGGAACACTGCGGCCTGTGCGATGCATTTCCCATTGGCGACCTCGACGATATTCTCCCGGGGCTGCTGGAAGGGCGCGATTTCATTTACTACACCATGGGGCGCTTTCCGCAATTGGACCGCCGGCTGCAGGGCTATTTGCAGGCCATCGAGCAGGCACCCGGTGGCGCGTCTGCTGCGGGGGGAAGAGCCCCGGAAATGGTCAGCCTGGATCCACACTTGCACGACCTGCGCCTGTTCAAGAGCGCGGCGGAGATCCGCCTGATGGCGCGCGCGGCGGAAATCAGTGCGGAGGGGCATCGGCGTGCCATGCAGCGCTGCCGCCCGGGTATGTACGAGTACCAGCTGGAAGCGGAACTGCTACATTCCTTCGCTCTCGCCGGAGCGCGCGAGCCCGCGTATCCGAGTATCGTTGGTGGTGGCCGCAATGCGCTGGTGATGCATTACATCGCCAATAACGCCGCTTTGAAAAATGGCGACCTGGTATTGATCGATGCCGGTTGTGAATATCGCGGATACGCTTCGGATATCACACGCACCTTTCCCGTGAACGGTCGTTTCAGTGGACCACAGCGGGCGGTGTATGAAATTGTGCTCGCCAGCCAGCTGGCGGCGATCGATAAAATTGCCGTGGGCAACGATTGGGATCAACCACACCTCGCCAGTGTGGAAGTGATTGTGCGCGGCCTGAAAGATCTCGGTCTGCTGCAGGGCGATCTGCACGGGCTGATCGAGTCCGGTGCTTATCGCCGTTTTTACATGCACCGGGTCGGGCACTGGCTGGGCATGGATGTGCACGATGTGGGCGACTACAAGGTGTATGGCCAGTGGCGTCAGCTGGAGGCCGGCATGACCATGACGGTGGAGCCGGGCATTTATATTGCTGCGGAGGATGCCGGAGTTCCGGAAAAATTCCGCGGTATCGGTATTCGCATCGAAGACGATGTGGCGCTGAACAAGGACGGCCCGCAGGTCCTTTCTGCTGCGGCGCCAAAAACCATTGCGGATATCGAATACCTGATGCGCGAGGGCGATCTGGTCCAGGAGGCGCTGTTATGA
- a CDS encoding UPF0149 family protein: MSAVQVSFDDLANQIVAAGGKIGPSELHGFICGLLAAGARPDKARWQKEVAEFLDLDALPADLTRDSLLLTEQSLRELSDKDFSFQPLLSSSDELAERGQTLCLWCEGFLHGFGIGKYSGELPPTSSEALKDFAEIAQLDAGSMENGAEQERQLFEVQEYVRMAALNIFIECSASTQPAGGDKPAGPTLH, translated from the coding sequence ATGTCCGCAGTGCAGGTTTCGTTCGATGATCTCGCCAACCAGATAGTGGCAGCGGGAGGTAAAATCGGACCGAGCGAGTTGCACGGTTTTATCTGCGGCCTGCTTGCGGCGGGTGCGCGTCCGGATAAAGCCCGCTGGCAAAAGGAAGTGGCAGAATTCCTGGACCTCGATGCGTTACCCGCAGACCTGACCCGGGACAGCCTGTTATTAACAGAGCAGAGCCTGCGTGAACTTTCCGACAAAGATTTTTCCTTTCAGCCATTGCTCAGTTCCAGTGATGAGCTGGCCGAACGCGGACAGACCTTATGTCTGTGGTGCGAAGGTTTCCTGCATGGCTTTGGTATCGGCAAATATTCCGGTGAGCTGCCGCCCACAAGTAGCGAGGCGCTGAAGGATTTTGCGGAAATCGCCCAGCTGGATGCGGGGTCCATGGAAAACGGTGCAGAGCAGGAGCGTCAGCTGTTTGAAGTGCAGGAATATGTGCGTATGGCGGCCCTGAACATTTTTATTGAATGCTCTGCTTCTACCCAGCCGGCCGGTGGCGACAAGCCCGCGGGCCCGACTCTGCACTGA
- a CDS encoding TIGR02449 family protein — protein MDKIQALELKLDSLLQQCQQLAADNRALREQEGQWQRERQRLIKNNEVARSRVETMINRLKGLSQDN, from the coding sequence ATGGACAAGATACAGGCGTTAGAACTCAAGCTGGACTCACTGCTACAGCAGTGCCAGCAGCTGGCCGCAGACAATCGCGCCCTGCGCGAGCAGGAAGGCCAGTGGCAGCGCGAGCGCCAGCGGCTGATTAAAAACAACGAAGTGGCTCGCAGCCGGGTTGAAACCATGATCAACCGACTCAAGGGCCTGAGCCAAGACAACTGA
- a CDS encoding cell division protein ZapA yields the protein MSSKPHNSATVAVTILDKEYRVACSEEEQPGLQASAKLLNERMAKIRNSGTVIGAERIAVMAALNIAHELIQAKADLARQPVEEDMLDRLHDKVQAALEKFDNL from the coding sequence ATGAGCAGTAAACCGCACAACTCAGCCACGGTCGCCGTGACGATTCTCGACAAAGAGTATCGTGTCGCCTGCTCGGAAGAAGAGCAGCCAGGCCTGCAGGCGTCTGCAAAATTGCTCAACGAACGCATGGCCAAAATCCGCAACAGCGGCACGGTAATCGGTGCCGAGCGTATCGCGGTCATGGCTGCGCTGAATATTGCCCACGAATTGATCCAGGCCAAGGCCGACCTCGCGCGCCAACCGGTGGAAGAGGACATGCTCGATCGCCTGCACGACAAAGTGCAGGCTGCCCTGGAAAAATTCGACAACCTGTAA
- a CDS encoding 5-formyltetrahydrofolate cyclo-ligase, with protein sequence MPNSATPSKQQLRRQIRAARRALSPNQQRLASRRLCARLALCPELKRAQHIGLYWPSDGEIDPRPLLRRFPHKRFYLPTLPRAMRTTMNFLHWPGATLRYRNRYGIPEPVIGRSHPKSPQQLDLVLLPLVAFDPSGARLGMGGGYYDRTFAFKHLHPGSGPKLVGIAHQLQCVAHLPMESWDIPLTLVATDQRLYRCR encoded by the coding sequence ATGCCCAATTCCGCCACGCCATCCAAGCAGCAGCTGCGCCGACAAATTCGCGCCGCGCGCCGGGCACTCAGCCCCAATCAGCAGCGGCTTGCCAGCCGACGACTGTGCGCGCGCCTGGCGTTGTGTCCGGAGCTCAAGCGGGCCCAGCATATCGGCCTCTACTGGCCTTCCGATGGCGAGATAGACCCGCGCCCGCTGTTGCGACGGTTTCCGCACAAACGCTTTTACCTGCCCACCCTGCCCCGTGCCATGCGCACGACCATGAACTTCCTGCATTGGCCGGGAGCCACACTGCGCTATCGCAATCGCTACGGAATTCCGGAGCCGGTGATCGGCCGCAGCCATCCCAAAAGCCCGCAGCAGCTGGATCTGGTATTGCTGCCACTGGTGGCATTTGATCCCAGCGGTGCGCGCCTGGGCATGGGCGGCGGCTACTACGACCGCACCTTCGCGTTCAAACACCTGCACCCGGGTAGCGGCCCCAAACTGGTGGGTATTGCCCACCAGTTGCAGTGTGTGGCGCACCTGCCGATGGAGAGCTGGGATATTCCATTAACCCTGGTGGCCACGGACCAGCGCCTCTACCGCTGCCGGTGA
- the ilvA gene encoding threonine ammonia-lyase, biosynthetic, whose protein sequence is MPKSYIKRILDARIYDVAIETPLEPMRQMSHRLGNRVLLKREDLQPVFSFKIRGAYNKLLQLPPEQRARGVIAASAGNHAQGLALGAQQMGVRATIVMPSTTPAIKVNAVRMRGAEVVLHGDTFDEAAARAKQLVEERGLVFIHPYDDPDVIAGQGTVAMELLRQHPGNLDAVFIPVGGGGLAAGMAAYIKYVRPEIKVYAVEPEDAACLKVAMEADSRERLPQVGLFADGVAVAQIGEETFRVLRETIDGVITVTTDEICAAIKDIFEDTRSIAEPAGAVGLAGLKKYAEQSGQQNQALATVCSGANTNFDRLRYISERTEIGEKREAVLAVTIPEKPGSYLQFCRDLGDRSITEFNYRYANSGEAHIFVGMQVSTDADRQQLVAQLQEGGYQVTDLTDNEMAKLHIRHLVGGRAPGIDNEVVYRFEFPERPGALRKFLEQLAGRWNITLFHYRNHGAAYGRVLVGLEVSEDERPALKALLDQLHYPFWDETENPAYRFFLSRGRGD, encoded by the coding sequence ATGCCCAAGTCCTATATCAAGCGCATTTTAGACGCGCGCATTTACGATGTCGCCATCGAAACCCCGCTGGAGCCCATGCGCCAGATGTCCCATCGCCTCGGCAACCGTGTTTTGCTGAAGCGCGAAGACCTGCAACCGGTGTTCTCCTTCAAGATTCGTGGCGCTTACAACAAACTCCTGCAGCTGCCGCCAGAGCAACGCGCGCGCGGCGTGATTGCCGCCTCCGCGGGCAACCACGCCCAGGGGCTTGCGCTGGGTGCCCAGCAGATGGGCGTGCGCGCCACCATCGTGATGCCATCCACCACGCCGGCGATCAAGGTGAACGCGGTGCGCATGCGCGGCGCGGAAGTGGTATTGCACGGGGATACCTTTGATGAAGCGGCGGCGCGCGCCAAGCAATTGGTGGAAGAGCGCGGCCTGGTGTTTATTCACCCCTATGACGACCCGGATGTGATTGCCGGACAGGGCACGGTAGCCATGGAGCTGCTGCGCCAGCACCCGGGCAACCTGGATGCGGTGTTCATTCCTGTGGGCGGCGGTGGCCTGGCAGCGGGGATGGCGGCGTATATCAAGTATGTGCGCCCGGAGATCAAGGTCTACGCGGTGGAGCCGGAAGATGCAGCCTGCCTGAAGGTGGCGATGGAGGCGGATAGCCGCGAGCGCCTGCCCCAGGTGGGCCTGTTTGCCGACGGTGTGGCCGTGGCGCAGATTGGCGAGGAAACCTTCCGCGTGCTGCGCGAAACCATCGACGGCGTGATTACCGTGACCACCGATGAGATCTGTGCGGCAATCAAGGACATCTTTGAGGACACCCGTTCCATCGCCGAGCCCGCCGGTGCGGTGGGCCTTGCCGGGTTGAAGAAATACGCTGAGCAGAGTGGCCAGCAGAATCAGGCCCTGGCGACCGTGTGCAGCGGTGCCAATACCAATTTCGATCGCCTGCGCTATATCAGCGAGCGCACCGAGATCGGTGAGAAGCGCGAGGCAGTGCTGGCGGTGACCATCCCGGAAAAGCCGGGCAGCTACCTGCAGTTCTGTCGCGACCTGGGCGATCGCTCCATTACCGAATTCAACTACCGCTACGCCAACAGTGGCGAGGCGCATATCTTCGTGGGGATGCAGGTCAGCACCGATGCGGACCGCCAGCAGCTGGTGGCCCAGTTGCAGGAGGGCGGTTACCAGGTGACGGATCTCACCGATAACGAGATGGCCAAGCTGCATATCCGCCATCTGGTGGGCGGGCGTGCGCCGGGTATCGATAACGAAGTGGTGTACCGGTTCGAGTTCCCCGAGCGCCCCGGTGCCCTGCGCAAGTTCCTGGAGCAGCTGGCGGGACGCTGGAATATCACCCTGTTCCACTACCGCAATCACGGTGCTGCTTACGGGCGGGTACTTGTGGGGCTGGAGGTTTCCGAGGACGAGCGGCCGGCGCTGAAAGCTCTGCTGGATCAGCTGCACTACCCGTTCTGGGACGAGACGGAAAACCCGGCCTATCGGTTCTTCCTGTCGCGCGGGCGGGGCGACTGA
- the rpiA gene encoding ribose-5-phosphate isomerase RpiA: MNQDQLKQDVARAAVEYITPMLDADTIVGVGTGSTANYFIDFLAEKKGLFDGTVASSEASAERLKSHGIPVYDLNSVDGIRVYVDGADETNPLLQLIKGGGAALTREKIVAACSEEFVCIADDSKWVEVLGNFPLPVEVIPMARSYVARELVKLGGDPVYREGVTTDNGNVILDVHNMQIAKPLQLESDINNITGVVTNGLFAARPADILLLGTADGVKTIKSKV; the protein is encoded by the coding sequence ATCAATCAGGATCAACTCAAGCAGGATGTCGCCCGTGCCGCGGTGGAATACATCACCCCCATGCTAGACGCTGACACCATCGTCGGCGTTGGCACAGGCTCCACTGCCAACTACTTCATCGACTTCCTGGCAGAGAAAAAGGGGCTGTTCGACGGCACCGTGGCCAGCTCTGAAGCCTCCGCCGAGCGCCTCAAGTCCCACGGTATCCCGGTCTACGACCTCAACTCGGTGGACGGTATCCGCGTGTATGTGGACGGTGCCGATGAAACCAACCCGCTGCTGCAACTGATCAAGGGCGGTGGTGCGGCGCTGACCCGGGAAAAAATTGTAGCTGCCTGCTCCGAGGAATTTGTCTGTATCGCCGACGATAGCAAGTGGGTGGAAGTGCTGGGCAACTTCCCGCTGCCGGTTGAAGTGATCCCCATGGCGCGTTCCTATGTGGCTCGCGAGCTGGTGAAGCTGGGCGGTGATCCGGTGTACCGCGAGGGTGTGACTACCGACAACGGCAATGTCATCCTGGATGTGCACAATATGCAGATCGCCAAACCGCTGCAGCTGGAAAGCGACATCAACAATATTACCGGTGTGGTTACCAACGGCCTGTTTGCCGCGCGCCCCGCAGACATCCTGTTGCTGGGCACCGCCGATGGCGTCAAGACCATCAAATCGAAAGTCTGA